One window of the Methanobacterium bryantii genome contains the following:
- a CDS encoding secondary thiamine-phosphate synthase enzyme YjbQ, whose protein sequence is MIFTKTIHIETEKPGDIINLTHKIEGAVGESKISNGIVHVFAPHATAVFALTELESNLREDIEKLLDNLTPKEGWKHDVNAYSHLRSMLLPPDRTLPVRNGRVIKGTWQDLFFIEADTSGRLRKIEVTVIGE, encoded by the coding sequence ATGATTTTTACCAAAACCATTCATATAGAAACTGAAAAACCAGGAGATATTATTAATTTAACACATAAAATTGAAGGTGCAGTGGGCGAGTCTAAGATCAGTAATGGTATTGTACATGTATTTGCTCCACATGCCACTGCAGTCTTTGCTTTAACAGAACTTGAGAGTAATTTAAGGGAAGATATCGAAAAATTACTTGATAATTTGACTCCAAAAGAGGGGTGGAAGCATGATGTAAACGCTTATTCGCACCTCAGGTCAATGCTTCTTCCTCCAGATAGAACACTTCCGGTAAGAAATGGAAGAGTTATCAAAGGAACTTGGCAGGATTTATTTTTTATAGAAGCAGATACTTCAGGCAGGTTAAGAAAAATAGAGGTAACTGTTATTGGGGAATAA
- a CDS encoding 5-formyltetrahydrofolate cyclo-ligase — MITEEKERVRNLIWSTLENNNLSQHTKSPYGRIPDFSGSTEAARMLRSTEEWQNAEVIFSSPDTAQIKVREFALLDKKLLIMASPKLKDGFILIDPFSIKGDEKTASTIKGAFKFGKKIHELTKLRFVLRNQRFREFPQVDLVVEGSVAVDKSGNRLGKGGGYGDREISELISEKAITQSTPVVTTVHEIQIIDKVPTEEHDQKINMIITSERVIRII; from the coding sequence ATGATAACCGAAGAGAAAGAAAGAGTAAGAAACCTAATCTGGAGCACTTTAGAGAATAATAATTTATCCCAACATACTAAATCTCCATATGGAAGAATACCTGATTTTTCAGGCTCGACTGAAGCTGCCAGAATGTTAAGAAGCACTGAAGAATGGCAGAATGCAGAAGTTATCTTTTCAAGCCCAGATACAGCCCAGATAAAAGTCCGTGAATTTGCACTGTTAGATAAAAAGCTGTTAATTATGGCTTCACCCAAGCTTAAAGATGGATTCATTTTAATAGATCCATTTAGCATTAAAGGGGATGAAAAAACAGCATCAACCATAAAAGGCGCTTTTAAATTTGGGAAAAAAATCCATGAACTTACGAAACTTCGTTTCGTGCTCCGAAATCAAAGATTTCGAGAGTTCCCTCAAGTAGATCTTGTAGTGGAAGGTTCTGTAGCAGTGGATAAATCTGGAAACCGACTTGGAAAAGGAGGAGGTTACGGCGATAGGGAAATATCAGAGTTAATTTCCGAAAAAGCTATTACACAAAGTACTCCAGTTGTAACTACTGTTCATGAAATCCAGATTATAGACAAAGTCCCTACAGAAGAGCATGATCAAAAAATAAACATGATTATAACATCTGAAAGGGTAATAAGGATCATTTAA
- a CDS encoding DUF5400 family protein, with amino-acid sequence MQVTYSVIILAILVSGIASGFITFRMSGMRLAPHFGALILALIATIAAIATGNALVLYAAALLQLIAVITAFTQTWATLKYNFQTSPAYAPHLALMAMIPVLAIASVI; translated from the coding sequence ATGCAAGTTACATATTCCGTAATAATACTCGCGATACTGGTGAGTGGTATTGCAAGCGGTTTTATAACATTTAGAATGTCAGGTATGCGCCTGGCACCTCACTTTGGTGCTTTGATACTAGCACTTATAGCCACAATTGCAGCTATTGCCACAGGTAATGCGCTGGTTCTCTACGCAGCTGCATTGTTGCAGTTAATTGCAGTTATTACAGCATTTACACAGACATGGGCAACGCTCAAATATAATTTCCAGACATCGCCCGCATATGCCCCACATCTGGCCCTTATGGCTATGATTCCAGTGCTCGCAATTGCATCAGTGATTTAA
- a CDS encoding DsrE family protein encodes MKTVQALGIKAPNSAILAENIIKNGADDGLILTLSPGSEEGLENIAEKYGFAFEMENSDKQVVVRMTKSQAVELDVTGETCPGPIILVGDKLSSMATGERLKVKSKSSEAIEDIAISIPEMSGKVVEKGTDDNKSYILLEKVEKTTSTSTAVANRDKVLVAQSNGIGNAERAYATFIFSKAALSMGKKVTIFLLMDGVSIAKKGNAKKVKHPAFDRLDKLMIEVIEMGAKVYVCELSAEFRGMKQDDLVKGTSLAGAATYITLLSDPTYAVVNF; translated from the coding sequence ATGAAAACAGTGCAAGCTCTGGGAATTAAGGCACCTAATTCAGCTATACTCGCAGAAAACATTATAAAAAACGGTGCAGATGATGGGCTTATCTTAACTCTCAGCCCAGGATCAGAAGAAGGCCTTGAAAACATAGCAGAGAAATATGGTTTCGCATTTGAAATGGAAAATTCAGATAAACAGGTTGTAGTTAGAATGACAAAATCACAAGCAGTAGAATTAGACGTTACTGGAGAAACATGCCCCGGACCTATCATACTGGTAGGGGACAAGCTTAGTTCTATGGCAACTGGAGAACGCTTAAAGGTCAAAAGTAAAAGTAGTGAAGCCATTGAAGATATAGCCATTTCCATTCCAGAAATGAGTGGTAAAGTGGTTGAAAAAGGTACAGATGACAATAAGAGTTATATTTTACTGGAAAAAGTAGAAAAAACTACTTCAACATCCACTGCAGTAGCTAATAGGGATAAAGTACTTGTTGCACAAAGTAATGGGATAGGTAATGCAGAACGTGCATACGCCACATTCATATTCTCAAAAGCTGCCCTCAGTATGGGTAAAAAAGTGACAATATTCCTGCTCATGGATGGAGTAAGTATAGCCAAAAAAGGTAACGCAAAAAAGGTTAAACATCCAGCTTTCGATAGATTGGACAAGTTAATGATAGAAGTTATTGAAATGGGTGCTAAAGTTTACGTATGCGAGCTCAGTGCCGAATTTAGAGGAATGAAACAGGATGACCTTGTTAAGGGTACCAGCCTTGCAGGGGCTGCAACATACATAACACTGCTAAGTGACCCTACATACGCAGTTGTAAACTTTTAA
- a CDS encoding DUF169 domain-containing protein, with amino-acid sequence MYEEKVKELKELLGLKGSPVAVKLVKSADEIPEGYLKISEKKRHCEFVQDARLTGNKGYATSDEHMCKGGAGVMGIEPLPVSVASGKMYHQLGNFETPEGAQETVAAIPKSSENYYASIYSPLESAEYEPDVIVLVITPKQALRVSQAYLRAKGGRISSDYSGIQSLCADAVVAVKERGVPNMTLGCSGSRKYAKVADEEVVIGIPPKNFVDIVDALKTFKGKWGEL; translated from the coding sequence ATGTATGAAGAAAAAGTAAAAGAATTAAAAGAATTGTTAGGACTAAAAGGAAGTCCTGTAGCTGTAAAACTGGTAAAATCCGCTGATGAAATACCTGAAGGTTATCTCAAAATAAGTGAAAAGAAAAGACACTGTGAATTTGTCCAGGACGCAAGGTTAACTGGAAATAAAGGTTATGCAACTTCTGATGAACACATGTGCAAAGGGGGAGCCGGTGTAATGGGAATTGAACCATTACCTGTGAGTGTAGCTTCTGGAAAGATGTACCACCAGCTTGGAAACTTTGAAACCCCTGAAGGTGCCCAGGAAACCGTAGCTGCTATTCCTAAATCCAGCGAAAATTACTATGCTTCAATTTATTCACCCTTAGAAAGTGCAGAATATGAACCAGATGTAATAGTTCTTGTAATTACACCAAAACAAGCTTTAAGAGTATCTCAAGCTTATTTAAGAGCAAAAGGTGGTAGAATTTCCAGCGACTATTCAGGTATACAATCATTGTGTGCTGATGCAGTAGTGGCCGTAAAAGAGCGAGGAGTGCCAAACATGACCCTCGGATGTAGCGGGTCACGTAAATACGCCAAAGTAGCAGATGAAGAAGTTGTTATAGGCATACCCCCTAAAAACTTCGTTGATATAGTTGACGCCTTGAAAACATTTAAAGGTAAATGGGGAGAACTTTAG
- a CDS encoding GAF domain-containing protein: MEELSNTERLIVSYIRFHPPEDCMLDKITRGTSRSRATVLKYLEILHAKGILDFKFVGRSKLWFLKQAIPEKPEIISEPVDLDIQETKELVSAASRLHALRSKELELKMLIDSPDALIFTVNMHMDIITFNNTFDTFFPAKKNLRDIISSEQINMIENLTRSLSLKDNITLEIDMMEKLDIYRPYKISMQPILDDNETVIGIVIIGEELSRSRRTKRELETLLSIAQAASSASSEEQLMEEATVSIKDIIPYEYCTIFLKDNGNIIPAYETSESTAELLPHVKGFIEKSMNTLEAKSAGNGDFYLENVKSVMEDMSISLMLSIPIIDEDSAIGSILLLTTLTSVSSVSIENVEMAADELSGYLKMQRLTSEKEEFANTLLAMNQISTVLNSTSNEDEMLEKAVKSTINSLGFEMGCIYLNDDKEELTLRVHRNLPEGLKNMCMAGMFKDLFSKTLEKQNLVYITSESEEYESLEPAVKANGIRTMLILPIKSGDNIIGLLNMGSRQIKHYNDISLENLSSIGLQLGLALEKSRLAIKLKVESNRDTHI, from the coding sequence ATGGAAGAATTATCAAATACAGAAAGGCTGATTGTGTCATATATAAGATTTCACCCGCCTGAAGACTGCATGCTGGATAAAATAACGAGGGGTACAAGCAGGAGCCGAGCTACTGTGCTTAAGTATCTTGAAATATTGCATGCAAAAGGAATATTAGATTTTAAATTTGTGGGCAGGAGTAAATTGTGGTTTTTAAAACAAGCTATCCCTGAAAAACCTGAAATCATATCTGAACCTGTTGATCTTGACATTCAAGAAACAAAGGAGCTTGTATCAGCTGCTTCAAGACTGCATGCACTAAGGTCAAAGGAACTGGAACTTAAAATGTTAATTGACAGTCCAGATGCATTAATATTCACTGTTAATATGCATATGGATATCATAACATTTAATAATACGTTTGATACATTCTTTCCAGCAAAAAAGAATCTACGTGACATAATAAGCAGTGAACAAATAAATATGATTGAAAACCTTACGCGATCATTGAGTTTGAAGGATAATATAACCCTTGAAATAGATATGATGGAAAAGTTGGACATATACAGACCCTATAAAATATCAATGCAGCCGATTTTGGATGATAATGAAACTGTTATTGGTATTGTTATTATAGGGGAAGAACTTTCACGATCCAGACGTACAAAGCGCGAGTTAGAAACACTGTTATCAATAGCTCAGGCTGCAAGTTCAGCAAGTAGTGAAGAACAGCTTATGGAAGAAGCAACAGTAAGTATCAAAGATATAATTCCATATGAATATTGTACGATATTTTTAAAGGATAATGGAAATATAATACCCGCTTACGAAACATCGGAGTCAACTGCCGAATTACTTCCACATGTTAAAGGATTTATTGAAAAAAGTATGAATACGCTGGAGGCAAAATCTGCCGGGAATGGAGACTTTTATCTTGAAAATGTCAAATCAGTAATGGAAGACATGTCTATTTCTTTGATGCTGTCTATTCCCATTATCGATGAAGATTCTGCAATTGGTTCTATACTTCTACTGACTACTTTAACTTCAGTTAGCTCTGTAAGCATTGAAAATGTAGAGATGGCTGCCGATGAACTTTCAGGATATCTTAAGATGCAGAGGTTAACCAGTGAGAAAGAGGAATTTGCCAACACTTTGCTTGCAATGAACCAGATTTCAACTGTACTCAATTCCACAAGCAACGAAGATGAAATGCTTGAAAAGGCTGTAAAATCCACTATTAATTCACTGGGCTTTGAAATGGGTTGTATTTATCTAAATGATGATAAAGAAGAATTAACTTTAAGGGTACACCGAAATCTTCCTGAAGGTCTTAAGAATATGTGCATGGCTGGCATGTTTAAAGATCTCTTCAGTAAAACCCTTGAAAAACAGAATTTAGTATATATAACGTCTGAATCTGAAGAATATGAATCCCTTGAACCTGCAGTTAAAGCAAATGGTATAAGAACTATGTTAATATTACCCATTAAAAGCGGCGATAATATAATAGGTCTTTTAAATATGGGCAGCAGACAGATAAAACATTACAATGATATTAGTCTCGAAAATCTTAGTTCTATTGGTTTGCAATTAGGTTTAGCTCTTGAAAAATCAAGATTAGCAATTAAACTAAAGGTAGAAAGTAACAGAGATACACATATTTAA
- a CDS encoding class I SAM-dependent methyltransferase — protein MTFSLYILIILAIIGLFLIWIFWSSIIGAGFQPTSKKLVKQMLDMAEIGPEDIVYDLGSGDGRIVINAVKIYNAKAVGLEADPSRVFWSRLVITLSGIGNRAKIIWGNFFNQNISEATVVTLFLSDTANQKLKSKFLEELKPGTRIVSYVWKFRGWKPVKADETEEIYLYVIGQSNLSLKECNIRYY, from the coding sequence ATGACATTTTCATTGTATATACTCATAATTCTAGCAATAATTGGACTTTTTTTAATATGGATATTCTGGTCAAGTATTATAGGTGCTGGATTTCAGCCTACTTCTAAAAAATTGGTTAAACAGATGTTGGATATGGCAGAAATAGGTCCAGAAGATATTGTATATGATCTCGGCTCTGGCGACGGTAGAATTGTGATTAATGCTGTTAAAATATATAATGCAAAGGCAGTAGGGTTGGAAGCAGATCCGTCCCGCGTATTCTGGTCCAGATTAGTCATAACACTTTCAGGTATTGGAAACAGGGCCAAAATTATATGGGGAAATTTTTTCAATCAAAATATCAGTGAAGCTACAGTGGTAACTTTATTTTTAAGTGATACTGCCAATCAAAAATTAAAATCTAAGTTTCTGGAAGAGTTAAAGCCAGGAACTAGAATTGTTTCATATGTCTGGAAATTCAGAGGGTGGAAACCTGTAAAAGCAGATGAAACTGAAGAGATTTATTTGTATGTAATAGGTCAAAGTAACTTATCACTAAAAGAATGTAATATACGCTATTATTAG
- a CDS encoding alpha/beta hydrolase: protein MDIKIDIKEIMGENAKNGYIPVELITDRGEVSCRFYKVDSNNLSVIWVGGVGGGWDTPAEELYPDLSEKLKKNNISSLRIRYRYPHDIKESVYDVLAGIKFLKNIGASKIALVGHSIGGAVVIQAAALSSSVKTVVTLSTQSHGTDSVSNFSQGTSILIIHGSDDPVLPINCSKQVYNKAHDPKEILILTGNAHCLDESSEKVHQIVYDWIVSELTN, encoded by the coding sequence ATGGATATTAAAATAGATATCAAAGAAATTATGGGAGAAAATGCTAAAAATGGTTATATTCCTGTAGAATTGATAACTGATAGAGGTGAAGTATCCTGCCGATTTTATAAAGTTGACAGTAACAATTTAAGCGTAATTTGGGTAGGTGGAGTAGGTGGAGGTTGGGACACGCCAGCTGAAGAATTATACCCCGATCTATCTGAAAAACTTAAAAAAAATAACATATCTTCCCTTAGAATCCGCTACAGATATCCTCATGATATCAAAGAATCGGTATATGATGTACTTGCTGGAATTAAGTTTTTAAAAAATATAGGGGCATCTAAAATTGCTTTAGTTGGCCATTCAATTGGAGGAGCAGTGGTGATTCAAGCTGCTGCATTATCCAGTTCTGTTAAGACTGTAGTTACACTTTCAACTCAAAGCCACGGGACTGATTCAGTTTCTAATTTTTCTCAAGGTACTTCCATATTAATTATCCATGGATCTGATGATCCGGTTCTTCCCATTAACTGCTCTAAACAAGTTTACAATAAAGCACATGATCCAAAGGAAATACTTATATTAACTGGAAATGCACATTGTCTGGATGAATCTTCTGAAAAAGTCCACCAGATAGTATATGATTGGATTGTGTCAGAATTAACTAATTAA
- a CDS encoding response regulator: MVTPNNVKPVEILIIERNPKNLELLIEAFKYSELSYNISFAGNAEQALKMIFQTNEFKKSGKPDLIISDIITYHNEVRKKILDIIIKREATKCIPTVILSSLNEIETLEIQNCPNLLLYKPKTLEENINVVNSIEKFWLSLNKK, translated from the coding sequence ATGGTCACTCCAAATAATGTAAAGCCCGTTGAAATTCTGATTATTGAAAGAAATCCAAAAAATTTGGAGCTGTTAATTGAAGCTTTCAAATATTCTGAACTTTCCTACAACATAAGTTTCGCTGGAAATGCAGAACAAGCCTTGAAAATGATATTTCAAACAAATGAATTCAAAAAATCAGGAAAACCAGACCTCATAATATCTGATATCATAACTTACCATAATGAAGTTAGGAAAAAAATTTTAGATATAATTATTAAAAGAGAAGCTACAAAATGCATCCCTACTGTTATTTTAAGTTCTTTAAATGAAATAGAAACTCTTGAAATACAAAACTGCCCTAATTTATTGTTATATAAACCAAAAACTTTAGAAGAAAATATAAATGTAGTAAATTCCATAGAAAAATTTTGGCTTAGCTTAAATAAAAAATAA
- a CDS encoding PaaI family thioesterase, whose translation MKNNGKQKQEISIIKQDKFAEYAGIELLEVEEGWAKSKMEITENHLNGIGTVHGGAIFTLADFTFAAAANSYKTVTVAINANISFMKAARSGTLFAEAEEISTNPKLGTYTITVTDDNSKLIAIFQGMAYRKKDKIDI comes from the coding sequence ATGAAAAATAATGGAAAACAAAAACAAGAAATTTCTATCATAAAACAAGATAAATTTGCTGAATATGCAGGTATAGAACTACTTGAAGTTGAAGAAGGATGGGCAAAATCTAAAATGGAAATAACTGAAAATCATCTCAATGGGATTGGAACTGTTCACGGCGGGGCTATATTTACTTTAGCAGATTTTACCTTTGCTGCTGCTGCAAATTCTTACAAAACTGTTACAGTAGCCATAAATGCAAATATATCCTTTATGAAAGCCGCTAGATCTGGAACTCTATTTGCAGAAGCAGAAGAAATATCTACAAATCCAAAGCTCGGTACTTATACAATTACAGTTACTGATGATAACAGTAAATTAATAGCAATCTTTCAGGGGATGGCCTATAGAAAAAAAGATAAAATAGATATTTAA
- a CDS encoding UbiA family prenyltransferase, with protein MHSNANYRNIEFKSLKYLKNEITYGGYLAALCSPCFIISTSIILDIKISIPMLLISYLLPLIIYSYDYYKDIDKDIKNNSERATFLKRKADRYPFVFAFYSLFLVSLLVLYSNWGMVVFIVAIMAGGILYNVVLKNLTKKIPVFKNMFTALTWALVGAFFPLFYYSMSINISFIIAFSFIFMRVMNNVMFFDLKDIENDRSEGLKTLPVMLGKKGAINILQALNIISFIPLVVGVYINAVPLFALASAFLGMYSFYYIKKAEKTNDKELETVSHTLADMEFILWPVVFVIAKIMIGL; from the coding sequence ATGCATTCGAACGCCAATTATAGAAATATTGAATTTAAATCTTTGAAATATTTAAAAAATGAAATTACCTATGGAGGATATTTAGCTGCACTGTGCAGTCCCTGTTTTATAATATCCACATCGATTATTTTGGATATCAAAATTTCTATACCCATGCTGCTAATATCATATTTGCTGCCTTTGATAATTTACAGCTACGATTACTATAAAGATATCGATAAGGATATTAAAAATAATTCAGAAAGGGCTACTTTTTTAAAAAGGAAAGCTGATAGATATCCCTTTGTATTTGCTTTTTACAGTTTATTTTTAGTTTCTCTGCTGGTATTATATTCAAACTGGGGGATGGTTGTTTTTATAGTGGCTATAATGGCCGGTGGGATACTGTACAACGTGGTGCTCAAAAACCTAACAAAAAAGATTCCCGTATTTAAAAACATGTTCACAGCACTAACATGGGCATTAGTAGGGGCATTTTTCCCTCTTTTTTACTATTCAATGAGTATTAACATATCTTTTATAATAGCATTTTCATTTATATTTATGAGGGTCATGAACAATGTTATGTTCTTTGATTTGAAGGATATAGAAAATGATAGGTCTGAAGGCTTAAAAACACTCCCTGTAATGCTGGGAAAAAAAGGTGCAATAAACATTCTGCAAGCTTTAAACATTATTTCATTCATTCCTTTAGTTGTGGGAGTATACATCAATGCAGTGCCACTGTTTGCTCTTGCTTCAGCATTCTTAGGTATGTATAGCTTTTACTATATCAAAAAGGCAGAAAAAACCAATGATAAAGAACTGGAAACTGTATCCCACACCCTAGCTGATATGGAATTTATATTATGGCCTGTTGTTTTTGTAATAGCTAAAATTATGATAGGTTTATAA
- a CDS encoding histidine kinase dimerization/phosphoacceptor domain -containing protein — MNVFALISLVAFMVCFFLGNFIYHKNPKSRLNTIIALTCIFVGFLAFIEFEYRHAETFQTAFFWLKISTLWPIVPSLLLHVSLIFTKSSYLKNKLTYLLMYLPGIAISAVGLTTDLLISGASKEYWGWTYIVPTNVTLYNIMSLWTVVAVVLAGGICFAYYLKSYDLKKKQAKYILAGLYIPFFISLATDFMLPIVFLRVPELTMTTMTMGITLMSYGIWKYKFPALTPAIAADSIVSTMSNFFFLLDDDLLIVKVNQATMDLLGVVDSELVDKPLNTVFAEDQKSLFKKNPFNGDKKSITNIETMFKAKNGQLIPVFLSLSQIEIDNSQTLGIVCIGNDITDIKLAENKIKASLEEKGLLLQEIHHRVKNNLQIISSLLSLQSKYVKDEEDLELFRESQSRVRSMAFIHEQLYQSSDFTNIEFGTYVKNLINYLSYSYSIDSSYINFNLDIDDVSLDINTAIPCGLIINELVTNSLKYAFPADNCGKSSGTILNEICIYLHSYKEDKFILVISDNGVGLPESTDFKNSNTLGLLLVNSLVDQLEGSIELDRTNGTRFRLIFNKLDYKN, encoded by the coding sequence ATGAACGTATTTGCATTAATTTCACTGGTAGCCTTTATGGTGTGTTTTTTTCTTGGTAATTTTATTTACCATAAAAATCCAAAAAGCCGATTAAATACTATAATTGCGTTAACATGTATATTTGTAGGATTTCTAGCGTTTATAGAATTTGAATACAGGCATGCTGAAACCTTTCAGACAGCATTTTTCTGGTTAAAAATCAGTACCTTATGGCCAATAGTCCCTTCCTTACTTCTGCATGTCTCATTGATATTTACTAAATCTTCCTATTTAAAAAATAAATTAACCTATCTTTTAATGTACCTGCCTGGAATCGCCATTTCTGCAGTTGGATTAACCACTGATTTACTTATATCCGGCGCTTCAAAAGAATACTGGGGATGGACTTACATTGTTCCTACAAATGTAACTCTATATAACATCATGTCACTGTGGACAGTTGTTGCAGTGGTTTTAGCTGGAGGAATATGTTTTGCATATTATCTAAAATCATACGATTTAAAGAAAAAACAGGCTAAATACATCCTTGCAGGCCTTTACATACCTTTCTTTATAAGTTTAGCCACAGACTTCATGTTACCCATTGTATTTTTAAGGGTACCTGAACTGACAATGACCACCATGACCATGGGAATCACCCTTATGAGCTATGGGATCTGGAAATATAAATTTCCTGCACTTACTCCTGCCATCGCTGCAGATAGCATTGTGTCTACCATGTCAAACTTTTTCTTTTTACTTGATGATGACCTGCTTATAGTAAAGGTTAATCAGGCAACTATGGATCTTTTAGGGGTTGTTGATTCAGAATTAGTTGATAAACCTCTTAACACTGTTTTTGCAGAGGATCAAAAGTCTTTATTTAAAAAAAATCCATTTAACGGCGATAAAAAATCAATAACTAATATAGAAACCATGTTCAAGGCTAAAAATGGTCAGTTAATTCCAGTATTTTTGTCCCTCTCCCAAATTGAAATTGATAACTCCCAAACATTGGGGATAGTTTGTATTGGTAATGATATTACTGATATTAAATTGGCAGAAAATAAAATTAAAGCATCCCTTGAGGAAAAAGGGCTGCTACTTCAAGAAATCCACCACAGGGTTAAAAATAATTTACAGATTATAAGCAGCCTGCTCAGCCTCCAATCTAAATATGTAAAAGATGAAGAAGATCTTGAACTTTTTAGAGAAAGCCAAAGCAGAGTTAGATCTATGGCATTTATCCATGAACAGCTGTATCAATCATCAGATTTTACAAATATTGAATTTGGAACATATGTTAAAAATCTAATAAATTATTTGTCCTATTCATATTCCATAGATTCTTCTTACATAAACTTTAACTTAGATATTGATGATGTTTCACTGGATATCAATACAGCAATTCCGTGTGGTTTAATTATCAATGAACTTGTAACTAATTCGTTAAAATATGCATTTCCAGCAGATAACTGCGGTAAATCATCTGGTACAATTTTAAATGAGATATGTATATATTTACATTCTTATAAAGAAGATAAATTCATTTTAGTTATAAGCGATAATGGTGTTGGATTACCAGAAAGTACTGATTTCAAGAATAGTAACACTTTAGGTTTATTACTAGTAAACAGTCTTGTAGATCAACTAGAGGGTTCTATAGAACTTGACAGAACTAATGGAACTAGATTTAGACTAATTTTCAATAAATTAGATTATAAAAATTAA
- a CDS encoding FprA family A-type flavoprotein: protein MKADAVKIKDDVYWVGVFDWDLRSYHGYTLNGTTYNAYLVFGEDKTVLIDNTYPGTASQMWGRIEDACAKEGKEFKIDIIIQNHVEKDHSGALSDVHKKFPDAPIYCTQKALEGLKRHYSLENANFNVVKTGDELDIGNKKLAFLEAPLLHWPDSMFTLLVDEGILFSNDAFGQHLGFKQRLDTEIPEVILMDAAKKFYANLLTPLSPLILRKFKEVEDLALLDKIEIIAPSHGQIWTDPMKIIEAYSNWATGKCRNKVTIVYDTMHGSTQKMAHALAEGIMSEDVDVFMYFLHEDERSEIVKDILDSKAVLFGIPTIFNKPYPSIGDLMYYLEGLRFDRTGFKKLALIFGSHGWAGGGVRKIAGDLEKSGFEVFDKLEVNYVPGKEELDKCYELGKNVAVELKNR, encoded by the coding sequence ATGAAGGCAGATGCAGTTAAAATTAAAGATGATGTATATTGGGTAGGAGTCTTTGACTGGGATTTAAGAAGTTATCATGGATACACTCTAAATGGGACAACATATAATGCTTACTTAGTATTTGGAGAAGACAAAACAGTCTTAATTGATAATACATATCCTGGAACAGCTTCTCAAATGTGGGGTAGAATTGAAGATGCCTGCGCTAAAGAGGGAAAAGAATTCAAAATAGATATTATAATTCAAAACCATGTTGAAAAAGATCACAGCGGGGCCCTGTCGGATGTGCATAAAAAATTTCCAGATGCACCAATATACTGTACACAAAAGGCACTAGAGGGACTTAAAAGACATTATTCCCTTGAAAATGCAAATTTCAACGTTGTCAAAACTGGAGATGAACTTGACATTGGGAATAAAAAATTAGCCTTCCTTGAAGCTCCACTGCTTCATTGGCCTGATAGCATGTTTACACTGCTTGTTGATGAGGGTATACTATTTTCAAATGATGCATTTGGACAGCATCTAGGTTTTAAACAAAGATTAGACACTGAAATTCCAGAAGTTATATTAATGGACGCTGCCAAAAAATTCTATGCTAATTTACTTACTCCGCTCTCCCCTTTAATACTTAGAAAATTTAAAGAAGTTGAAGATTTAGCACTGCTTGATAAAATTGAAATAATTGCCCCATCACATGGCCAGATATGGACAGATCCAATGAAAATCATTGAAGCATACAGCAACTGGGCTACAGGTAAATGTAGAAATAAAGTGACCATTGTATATGACACAATGCACGGCTCAACACAAAAGATGGCCCATGCACTTGCAGAGGGAATCATGAGCGAAGATGTTGATGTGTTCATGTACTTTTTACATGAAGACGAGCGGAGTGAAATTGTAAAAGATATTTTAGATAGTAAAGCTGTCTTATTTGGGATTCCAACAATATTCAACAAACCATACCCAAGTATCGGTGACTTAATGTATTACCTTGAAGGTTTAAGGTTTGATAGAACAGGGTTTAAAAAATTAGCTCTTATTTTTGGTTCCCATGGATGGGCCGGCGGTGGAGTCAGGAAAATAGCAGGTGACCTTGAAAAATCCGGTTTTGAAGTATTTGACAAACTTGAAGTAAACTACGTCCCGGGCAAAGAAGAACTGGATAAATGTTATGAACTGGGTAAAAATGTAGCTGTTGAGCTTAAAAACAGGTAG